A window of Thermodesulfobacteriota bacterium genomic DNA:
TGGCCATAAGTTTCGAAGACAGCACATATTAGGACCTTATATAGTTGATTTTATATGTTTAGAAAAAAGGTTGATAATAGAGGTAGACGGAGGACATCATGATGAACAGATTGCTCATGATGCTAGGCGTAGTCACTGGCTAGAGTCTCGGGGTTTTAGAGTAATTAGATTTTGGAATAATCAAGTTTTGAAGGAGATAGAAGTAGTACAAGAGGTAATTGCAGAGGCGTTGGGTGTTGAGGATGATACCCCCCACCTTTAATTCCTCCCCCTCAAGGGGGGAGGGAGATGGAGGGAAGTTAGGGCGTGACAACAAGAAGGATTCGCAATAAATGGAGCGTTTAAATTGGCCTTAATGAAGCAGGAAGAGGAAAACCGAACAAAGGTTACCTATGACCTCAAGGTTATCCAGTGGCTATTTAGCTTTGCCAAGCCTTTCAAGCGGTTATTTGTTTTCTCATTGGTTCTTATGATCATCACCGCCGGCCTTGAGCTTCTCATACCATATTTAACAAAGATCGCTGTAGATGCATACATATTCCCATCCTGGAGAGAAGCTACGTTTTCGGATGAAGAGAAGGATCGAAGATTTGAAAAACAGCTTGAAGAAAAATACCCCACTTCGATTATCAAATTAAATGAAGATAGATATTTAATCGATCTTTCTGCGGTCAGTACGGAAGAAAAGAATAATCTAGTGAAGCTTGGGATGGTCACGGAAGAAAGATACTTAGTTATTGACCCGGCAAAGGTTGATACGGAAAGGATGAGCAAAATATATGAAATCGCCGAGACTCATCCCGATGTGATAAAACCTATTGGTAGATCTTTTATCGCAGGGTATTCATCTCTAAACAAATTGAGCAAATCTGAGCTTGGTATGTTAAGAAGTGAGGAAATTAGCGGAGTAATAAGGCTTGCAATGATTCTTTTGCTGAGTCTTTTCGGCATCTTCCTTTTCAGTTCATTATATACATACCTTCTCAATTATTCAGGGCAAAAAATCATGCATAACATCAGGGTAGGAGTGTTTTCACATATCCTATCCCTTCCCCAATCCTTCTTTGATAAAAACCCTGTAGGAAGGCTGTCGACACGAGTTACGAATGATGTAAACGCCATAAACGAGATGTATACCTCTGTACTAGTCCAATTTCTAAAAGATGTTTTGGTGATTTTTGGGGTACTGATTTTGATGTTTTATATGAACAGGAACCTGACTGTCTTTATACTTGTCCTTACCTTAGTTGTCGGAGTTGTAGGGGCATTGTTTAGGATGAGGCTTAAGACTGTTTACAGAAACGTTAGAAAGACGGTCGCTCAGCTAAATGCATTTGTTCAGGAAAGCGTTAGAGGAATCGTGCTAATTAAGCTTTACGGGAAAGAGAAGAAAAACTTTGAAAGATTTAGGGATGTAAATAAGGAGAACTATGAGGCGAATATGGATCAGCTCTGGGCATTCGCTACATTCAGACCGGTAATTGAGTTTATTAGCGTCTTTTCCGTAGCCTTAATACTCTGGTACGGGGGTCTTAGCGTTATGAGCCTGGACCTCACTCTTGGAGCACTTATTGCATACCTTTACTATGTAAGAATGCTTTTTAGACCAATCGTGGAGCTCACAGAGAGGTACAATATTTTTCAATCTGCCATCGCTGCATCAGAAAATCTTTACGATCTATCAAAGGTTGAGTCTGAGGGGAGGGATAGAGGAAGAAGGGAAGAAAATGTAAATGGAGAGCTTGAGTTCAGGAATGTCTGGTTCGCATATAATGAAAACGATTGGGTTTTGAAAGACGTTTCTTTTAAGGTAGGCACTGGCGAGACTGTTGCGCTGGTTGGCCTCACAGGTTCTGGGAAAACCACTGTAGTTAATTTAATTCTCAGATTTTACGATATACAGAAAGGCCAAATCCTTTTTGATGGGGTGGATATAAGAGAGTATAGTCCAGAGTTCTTAAGAGCTAATATATCTGCTGTCTTTCAGGATCTATTTCTCTTCGGGAGGAGTATGACTGATGGTCATTCGGGGAATGGAGATGATTTTGCAAGGGCTACGGGGGTCGATGATCTTGTGGAGAGTGACGGTAGTTTTATTTCTTCCGGAGAGAAACAGCTTGTTTCACTTGGCCAGGCTTTCAATAAAGATGTCAATTTCTTGATACTCGATGAAGCAACTTCTCATATGGATGCAAAAATAGAATCAGTGGTACGAGACGAAATCAAGAAAGGGTCAAAAAAGCGCACAACTTTGATTATCGCTCATAGGCTTTCTAACGTCAGGGATGCAGATAAAATTATTGTGATACATAAAGGTGAGATCTACGAGATTGGTACACACGATGAGCTATTACAAAACGAAGGAATTTATTTTAATCTATACCAGCTTCAAAGTGAGATTCAACGAATTTCTGCAGCAAGTGATTAGGCTCATTAAAGGGAT
This region includes:
- a CDS encoding endonuclease domain-containing protein, producing the protein MSKTKARELRKNPTDAEGKLWIHLQRRQIGGHKFRRQHILGPYIVDFICLEKRLIIEVDGGHHDEQIAHDARRSHWLESRGFRVIRFWNNQVLKEIEVVQEVIAEALGVEDDTPHL
- a CDS encoding ABC transporter ATP-binding protein — encoded protein: MKQEEENRTKVTYDLKVIQWLFSFAKPFKRLFVFSLVLMIITAGLELLIPYLTKIAVDAYIFPSWREATFSDEEKDRRFEKQLEEKYPTSIIKLNEDRYLIDLSAVSTEEKNNLVKLGMVTEERYLVIDPAKVDTERMSKIYEIAETHPDVIKPIGRSFIAGYSSLNKLSKSELGMLRSEEISGVIRLAMILLLSLFGIFLFSSLYTYLLNYSGQKIMHNIRVGVFSHILSLPQSFFDKNPVGRLSTRVTNDVNAINEMYTSVLVQFLKDVLVIFGVLILMFYMNRNLTVFILVLTLVVGVVGALFRMRLKTVYRNVRKTVAQLNAFVQESVRGIVLIKLYGKEKKNFERFRDVNKENYEANMDQLWAFATFRPVIEFISVFSVALILWYGGLSVMSLDLTLGALIAYLYYVRMLFRPIVELTERYNIFQSAIAASENLYDLSKVESEGRDRGRREENVNGELEFRNVWFAYNENDWVLKDVSFKVGTGETVALVGLTGSGKTTVVNLILRFYDIQKGQILFDGVDIREYSPEFLRANISAVFQDLFLFGRSMTDGHSGNGDDFARATGVDDLVESDGSFISSGEKQLVSLGQAFNKDVNFLILDEATSHMDAKIESVVRDEIKKGSKKRTTLIIAHRLSNVRDADKIIVIHKGEIYEIGTHDELLQNEGIYFNLYQLQSEIQRISAASD